The proteins below come from a single Longimicrobium sp. genomic window:
- a CDS encoding DUF4397 domain-containing protein has translation MQKLKSIAALLCAAAALAGCEKIGPQDITGPDPVARIKFYNFGVNAPAVNFYANDTKMTAVSSTTGSESTSGVAYAGVGNAGLYSAITPGQYTVSGRISATTDKDLPISSIPVNIAAGKLYSVFQSGVYNATAKSVDGFVVEDNFPTAPDFTTARVRFVNAIHNSAPMMLIARDSTTKQEYPVGGTIAYKSAGEFVNLPAGIYTLSTRTQGSSTNVIVRTDVGFGIGRVYTIASRGDMTITSATPAPDRRPSLDLTTNF, from the coding sequence ATGCAGAAACTCAAATCGATCGCGGCGCTGCTGTGCGCCGCCGCCGCGCTGGCCGGGTGTGAGAAGATTGGGCCGCAGGACATCACCGGCCCGGACCCGGTGGCCCGCATCAAGTTCTACAACTTCGGCGTGAACGCGCCGGCGGTGAACTTCTACGCGAACGACACCAAGATGACGGCGGTGAGCTCCACCACCGGCAGCGAGTCCACGAGCGGGGTGGCCTACGCGGGCGTGGGGAACGCGGGGCTGTACTCCGCCATCACGCCGGGGCAGTACACCGTGTCGGGCCGGATCTCGGCCACGACCGACAAGGACCTGCCCATCTCCAGCATCCCGGTGAACATCGCGGCGGGGAAGCTGTACTCCGTGTTCCAGAGCGGGGTATACAACGCCACGGCCAAGTCGGTGGACGGCTTCGTGGTGGAAGACAACTTCCCCACGGCGCCGGATTTCACGACGGCGCGGGTGCGCTTCGTGAACGCGATTCACAACTCTGCCCCGATGATGCTGATCGCGCGCGACTCCACCACCAAGCAGGAGTACCCGGTGGGCGGCACGATCGCGTACAAGTCGGCCGGCGAGTTCGTGAACCTTCCGGCGGGGATCTACACCCTGAGCACGCGCACCCAGGGCTCCAGCACCAACGTGATCGTGCGTACCGACGTGGGCTTCGGAATCGGCCGCGTGTACACCATCGCCTCGCGCGGCGACATGACGATCACCTCCGCTACACCCGCTCCTGACCGCCGTCCGTCGCTGGACCTGACGACGAACTTCTAG
- a CDS encoding family 10 glycosylhydrolase, producing MPFVLRRSPRPLAAAMLLLAAACTPPPASAPAPAAMAGPPASPDAPPPVQREFRGVWVATVANIDWPSRPGLPADSQRAEMVRILDRAAAMKLNAIVLQVRPAGDALYPSALEPWSEYLTGAQGRAPSPAYDPLEFAVTEAHRRGMELHAWFNPYRARHPSATTPQSAGHLSNTRPALVRTYGRHLWMDPGEDSVRAHSLAVIRDVVRRYDVDGVHIDDYFYPYKERDAAGALIDFPDDSSYARYQRGGGRLGRDDWRRNNVDRFVEEMYREVKREKPWVQVGISPFGVWRPGYPPQITGFDAYQELYADSRKWLREGWVDYFTPQLYWQTARTGVSYPVLLGWWIGENVHARHMWPGNFTSRVGNATEGNWRTDEIIEQIYITRGQAGATGNVHFSMKIFMQNPDSLVDRLTNDAYREPALIPATPWLGGRAPSRPAVTLEGSTVRFTPGAGTPPARWVVQSRHGDRWRTAILPGGARSHVVAADSLRAVAVSGVDRLGNQSAPVVVQAP from the coding sequence GTGCCTTTCGTGCTCCGCCGCTCACCCCGCCCGCTCGCCGCCGCCATGCTCCTGCTGGCGGCGGCGTGCACGCCCCCACCCGCCTCCGCGCCCGCCCCGGCTGCCATGGCGGGCCCCCCTGCCTCGCCCGACGCGCCGCCGCCCGTGCAGCGCGAGTTCCGCGGAGTGTGGGTGGCCACCGTCGCCAACATCGACTGGCCGTCGCGCCCCGGCCTTCCCGCCGACAGCCAGCGCGCGGAGATGGTGCGCATCCTGGACCGCGCCGCGGCGATGAAGCTGAACGCCATCGTTCTGCAGGTGCGGCCCGCGGGGGACGCGCTCTACCCGTCCGCGCTGGAGCCGTGGTCGGAGTACCTCACGGGGGCGCAGGGGCGCGCGCCGTCGCCCGCGTACGACCCGCTGGAGTTCGCGGTGACGGAGGCGCACCGCCGCGGGATGGAGCTGCACGCCTGGTTCAACCCGTACCGCGCGCGGCACCCCTCCGCCACCACGCCGCAGTCGGCTGGGCACCTCAGCAACACGCGCCCGGCGCTGGTGCGCACGTACGGCCGGCACCTGTGGATGGACCCCGGCGAGGACTCGGTGCGCGCCCACTCGCTTGCCGTGATCCGCGACGTGGTGCGCCGCTACGACGTGGACGGCGTGCACATCGACGACTACTTCTATCCGTACAAGGAGCGTGACGCGGCCGGGGCGTTGATCGACTTCCCGGACGACTCGTCGTACGCGCGCTACCAGCGCGGCGGCGGCCGGCTGGGTCGCGATGACTGGCGCCGCAACAACGTGGACCGCTTCGTGGAGGAGATGTACCGCGAGGTGAAGCGCGAGAAGCCGTGGGTGCAGGTGGGGATCTCGCCCTTCGGCGTGTGGCGCCCCGGCTATCCGCCGCAGATCACCGGCTTCGACGCGTACCAGGAGCTCTACGCGGATTCGCGGAAGTGGCTGCGCGAGGGATGGGTGGACTACTTCACCCCGCAGCTCTACTGGCAGACGGCGCGCACCGGCGTCAGCTACCCCGTGCTGCTGGGGTGGTGGATCGGCGAGAACGTGCACGCCCGCCACATGTGGCCCGGCAACTTCACCAGCCGCGTGGGGAACGCCACCGAGGGAAACTGGCGCACCGACGAGATCATCGAGCAGATCTACATCACGCGCGGTCAGGCGGGCGCCACGGGCAACGTGCACTTCAGCATGAAGATCTTCATGCAGAACCCCGACTCGCTGGTGGACCGCCTCACCAACGACGCCTACCGCGAGCCGGCGCTCATCCCCGCCACGCCGTGGCTGGGCGGCCGCGCGCCGTCGCGCCCGGCGGTGACGCTGGAGGGGTCCACGGTGCGCTTCACCCCCGGCGCCGGCACTCCGCCCGCGCGCTGGGTGGTGCAGTCTCGCCACGGCGACCGCTGGCGCACCGCCATCCTCCCCGGCGGCGCACGGTCGCACGTGGTGGCGGCCGACTCGCTGCGCGCCGTGGCCGTATCCGGCGTGGACCGGCTGGGGAACCAGAGCGCGCCCGTCGTGGTGCAGGCGCCGTAG
- a CDS encoding PBP1A family penicillin-binding protein — protein sequence MPIRLPCALRLAIPAAALLALPASAQEITLRAPTQSARVYARDGSLIAELGPQVRTVIAMRTLPRYVPMAFVAVEDRRFFEHAGVDARAVARALRNTLGGDREGASTITQQLIGAMYPERVNRQEQTAERKLREMRLALELEQRHGKERILESYLNWIYFGHGWYGIESAARHYFGKGAAQLSIEEAAMLAALPKGPGVYSPKISPARALERRNLVLDLMAQSNAITRAQAAAAKRTTIRLAPNHGYSARPQWAIEQAKQILAQRVGPQYGTTGARVWTTIDPAAQNAADSALVRGLARIEREAWYRGPRMGAPGTASPTGTTYLQGAIVTVDARTGEILAMVGGRNFEESHFNRVTAARRQPGSSFKPLVYAAALEQGATPATMMEDTALRIVMRGSAVYSPRNSDGRFRGPISVRDGLVESVNTVAVQLAQTMGWQTLPAIAARFGIKSQVQPYPSSAIGASAVAPLEMAAAYTAFANNGMRVEPFLVRRVMDGGGRVVYDGRGRGVRTLSPALAFVTTDLLRDAAERGTGREARTRLPARVPMAGKTGTTNDGTDVWYVGYTPEMVTAVWLGFDRPRSIGPGAFGGTLAAPIWGEMMRAAYARRRSPAPWAMPAGVVAVAADAATRRPLSGACPAAAARREYFIAGTEPAGACRVLGGRVVAPARPAPDSLVPDSLAPAPDTAAP from the coding sequence ATGCCCATCCGCCTCCCCTGCGCCCTTCGGCTCGCGATTCCCGCGGCCGCGCTCCTGGCCCTCCCCGCGAGTGCGCAGGAGATCACCCTGCGCGCGCCCACCCAGAGCGCGCGCGTCTACGCACGCGACGGGTCGTTGATCGCGGAGCTGGGGCCGCAGGTTCGCACGGTGATCGCCATGCGCACGCTGCCCCGGTACGTGCCGATGGCGTTCGTGGCGGTGGAGGACCGCAGGTTCTTTGAGCACGCGGGGGTGGACGCGCGCGCGGTGGCCCGGGCGCTGAGGAACACGCTGGGGGGCGACCGCGAGGGAGCGTCCACCATCACGCAGCAGCTCATCGGGGCGATGTACCCGGAGCGGGTCAACCGGCAGGAGCAGACCGCCGAGCGCAAGCTGCGCGAGATGCGGCTCGCGCTGGAGCTGGAGCAGCGGCACGGCAAGGAGCGCATCCTGGAGTCGTACCTCAACTGGATCTACTTCGGCCACGGCTGGTACGGCATCGAGTCGGCGGCGCGGCACTACTTCGGCAAGGGCGCGGCGCAGCTCAGCATCGAGGAGGCGGCGATGCTGGCCGCCCTGCCCAAGGGGCCCGGCGTCTACTCCCCCAAGATCAGCCCGGCGCGGGCGCTGGAGCGGCGCAACCTGGTGCTGGACCTGATGGCGCAGAGCAACGCCATCACCCGCGCGCAGGCGGCGGCGGCGAAGCGCACCACCATCCGCCTGGCGCCCAACCACGGCTACTCGGCGCGCCCGCAGTGGGCCATCGAGCAGGCGAAGCAGATCCTGGCGCAGCGCGTGGGCCCGCAGTACGGCACCACCGGCGCCCGCGTGTGGACCACCATCGACCCCGCCGCGCAGAACGCCGCCGACAGCGCCCTCGTGCGCGGGCTGGCGCGCATCGAGCGCGAGGCGTGGTACCGTGGCCCGCGCATGGGCGCGCCGGGGACGGCGAGCCCCACCGGCACCACCTACCTGCAGGGCGCCATCGTCACGGTGGATGCCCGCACCGGCGAGATCCTGGCGATGGTGGGCGGGCGCAACTTCGAGGAGTCGCACTTCAACCGGGTGACGGCCGCGCGCCGCCAGCCGGGCTCGTCGTTCAAGCCGCTGGTGTACGCCGCCGCGCTGGAGCAGGGCGCCACCCCGGCCACCATGATGGAAGACACGGCGCTCCGCATCGTCATGCGCGGCAGCGCGGTGTACTCGCCGCGCAACTCGGACGGACGATTTCGCGGGCCGATCTCCGTGCGCGACGGGCTGGTGGAGTCGGTCAACACCGTCGCCGTGCAGCTCGCGCAGACGATGGGGTGGCAGACGCTCCCGGCGATCGCGGCCCGCTTCGGCATCAAGTCGCAGGTGCAGCCGTACCCGTCCTCCGCCATCGGCGCGAGCGCGGTGGCGCCGCTGGAGATGGCGGCGGCGTACACGGCGTTCGCCAACAACGGGATGCGGGTGGAGCCGTTTCTGGTGCGGCGCGTGATGGACGGCGGCGGGCGCGTGGTGTACGACGGGCGCGGGCGCGGAGTGCGCACCCTCTCCCCGGCCCTGGCCTTCGTCACCACCGACCTGCTGCGCGACGCGGCCGAGCGCGGCACCGGGCGCGAGGCACGCACGCGCCTCCCCGCGCGCGTCCCCATGGCGGGGAAGACGGGGACCACCAACGACGGCACCGACGTCTGGTACGTGGGCTACACGCCAGAGATGGTGACGGCGGTGTGGCTGGGCTTCGACCGTCCGCGCTCCATCGGCCCGGGCGCGTTCGGCGGCACCCTGGCCGCGCCCATCTGGGGGGAGATGATGCGCGCCGCCTACGCCCGCCGCCGCTCTCCGGCGCCGTGGGCGATGCCGGCCGGCGTCGTCGCCGTGGCGGCGGACGCGGCGACGCGGCGGCCCCTCAGCGGCGCCTGCCCGGCCGCCGCGGCCCGCCGCGAGTACTTCATCGCCGGAACCGAGCCCGCGGGTGCCTGCCGCGTGCTGGGAGGCCGCGTGGTCGCCCCCGCCCGCCCCGCGCCCGACTCCCTGGTGCCCGACTCGCTCGCCCCCGCGCCGGATACCGCGGCGCCGTAA
- a CDS encoding transglycosylase SLT domain-containing protein, with protein MIEQRRQQPRQVTGRVAAWSWWKLLLAALLVIPGAVAIAYNTAGVAAVFRPPAGPPDTLKHLGTPVAKPPLGVEARYLRRAVLKETGREAVLTGLMERYNVTRPLARRIYDAALAQRIDPELAFRLIRVESVFDADAGNMGALGLTQVMLGTATDIDPEVDTPKELLDPDTNMRVGFTNLRNMIELFDGDVRLAVIAYNRGEVAVQRALRRGKDPENGYGERVLGPRHHGGQRYTGKGLLPATATAATTQ; from the coding sequence ATGATCGAACAAAGGCGCCAGCAGCCCAGGCAGGTCACCGGCCGGGTCGCCGCCTGGTCGTGGTGGAAGCTGCTGCTTGCCGCGCTCCTGGTGATCCCGGGTGCGGTGGCGATCGCCTACAACACCGCGGGGGTCGCGGCGGTGTTCCGGCCGCCCGCCGGCCCGCCGGACACGCTGAAGCACCTGGGCACTCCGGTCGCCAAGCCGCCTCTCGGGGTGGAGGCGCGCTACCTGCGCCGCGCGGTCCTCAAGGAAACGGGGCGCGAGGCCGTGCTCACGGGGCTGATGGAGCGCTACAACGTCACCCGCCCCCTGGCGCGCCGCATCTACGACGCCGCCCTCGCGCAGCGCATCGACCCCGAGCTGGCCTTCCGCCTGATCCGCGTGGAGAGCGTCTTCGACGCCGACGCCGGCAACATGGGCGCCCTGGGCCTCACGCAGGTGATGCTGGGCACCGCCACCGACATCGACCCCGAGGTGGACACCCCCAAGGAGCTGCTGGACCCCGACACCAACATGCGCGTGGGCTTCACCAACCTGCGCAACATGATCGAGCTCTTCGACGGCGACGTGCGCCTGGCGGTGATCGCCTACAACCGCGGCGAGGTGGCCGTGCAGCGCGCCCTCCGCCGCGGCAAGGACCCCGAGAACGGCTACGGCGAGCGCGTCCTTGGTCCCCGCCACCACGGCGGCCAGCGCTACACCGGCAAGGGCCTGCTCCCCGCCACCGCCACCGCCGCGACGACGCAGTAA
- a CDS encoding PAS domain-containing protein, whose product MLRTDSTPEERYRAFVEQSSEGIWCFEFDPPVPLDVPMDEQIEHAYRHGVLLECNDAMARMYGYEHARRGYWARSSR is encoded by the coding sequence GTGCTGCGTACCGATTCCACCCCGGAAGAGCGCTACCGCGCCTTCGTCGAGCAGAGCTCGGAGGGGATCTGGTGCTTCGAGTTCGATCCGCCCGTGCCGCTGGACGTGCCGATGGACGAGCAGATCGAGCACGCGTACCGGCACGGGGTGCTCCTGGAGTGCAACGACGCGATGGCGCGCATGTACGGCTACGAGCACGCCCGGCGCGGCTACTGGGCGCGGAGCTCACGGTGA
- a CDS encoding LLM class flavin-dependent oxidoreductase, which translates to MSGGTPLKIGIVDQSPVPTGGTGADAVRNTLELARLAERLGYSRYWLAEHHSTNSFAGSAPEVLIPMVAAATTTLRVGSGGVLLPHYSPFKVAEQFRVMEALFPGRMDLGIGRAPGGDARAVMALGYGRSISIEHFPQQVAELIGWLENSYDKRHPWGRVRAMPRGDTIPQLWLLGSGGGSAGYAAQMGLSFTFAQFISGEDGATTLRAYRERFLPGPHLPNPRASLAVGVICADTDDAARRLSSSLELWRRRIAIGRDRGIPSPDEALRELGESWRLPDLGTDGARAIVGDPAHVAAELRRLAARCGVDEVMAVTVTHDHAARLRSHELLAQAMELTPT; encoded by the coding sequence GTGAGCGGCGGCACACCTCTCAAGATCGGCATCGTCGACCAATCCCCCGTGCCCACCGGCGGCACGGGGGCGGACGCGGTGCGCAACACGCTGGAGCTAGCGCGGCTGGCGGAGCGGCTCGGCTACTCGCGCTACTGGCTGGCCGAGCACCACAGCACCAACTCGTTTGCGGGCTCCGCGCCGGAGGTGCTGATCCCGATGGTCGCCGCCGCCACGACGACGCTGCGGGTGGGCTCCGGCGGCGTGCTGCTGCCGCACTACTCGCCGTTCAAGGTAGCGGAGCAGTTCCGCGTGATGGAGGCGCTCTTCCCCGGCCGCATGGACCTGGGCATCGGGCGGGCGCCGGGGGGCGACGCGCGCGCGGTGATGGCGCTGGGCTACGGGCGCAGCATCTCCATCGAGCACTTCCCCCAGCAGGTGGCGGAGCTGATCGGCTGGCTGGAGAACTCGTACGACAAGCGGCATCCGTGGGGCCGCGTCCGCGCGATGCCCCGCGGCGATACGATCCCGCAGCTCTGGCTCCTGGGCTCCGGCGGCGGCAGCGCGGGGTACGCCGCGCAGATGGGGCTCAGCTTCACCTTTGCCCAGTTCATCAGCGGCGAAGACGGCGCCACCACCCTGCGCGCCTACCGCGAGCGCTTCCTCCCCGGGCCTCACCTCCCCAATCCGCGCGCATCCCTCGCGGTCGGCGTCATCTGCGCGGACACGGACGATGCGGCGCGGCGCCTCTCCTCCTCGCTGGAGCTCTGGCGCCGCCGCATCGCCATCGGGCGCGACCGGGGCATCCCCTCCCCCGACGAAGCGCTGCGCGAGCTGGGCGAATCCTGGCGCCTCCCCGATCTCGGCACCGACGGCGCCCGCGCCATCGTCGGCGACCCCGCCCACGTCGCCGCCGAGCTGCGCCGCCTGGCCGCCCGCTGCGGCGTCGACGAGGTGATGGCCGTCACCGTGACCCACGACCACGCCGCCCGCCTCCGCTCCCACGAGCTGCTGGCCCAGGCGATGGAGCTCACGCCGACATGA
- a CDS encoding short chain dehydrogenase yields MRVMVIGATGTIGSAVADALGGHEVIRVGSSSGDVRADISRPESIRELFAGIGQVDAVVSCAGSARFNPLAELSDDDFAFSLANKLMGQVNLVRLGMEHVRDGGSITLTSGVLSQVPIPGSAAISLVNAGVEAFARAAALEAPRGIRVNTVSPPWVSETLVQMGQDPSGGLPAAVVARAYLSSVHDEVNGTVIDARRFA; encoded by the coding sequence ATGAGAGTGATGGTGATCGGCGCGACGGGGACCATCGGGAGCGCGGTGGCGGATGCGCTGGGCGGGCACGAGGTCATCCGCGTGGGAAGCAGCAGCGGCGACGTGCGGGCCGACATCTCGCGCCCCGAGTCGATCCGCGAGCTCTTTGCGGGCATCGGCCAGGTGGACGCGGTGGTGTCGTGCGCGGGGAGCGCGCGCTTCAACCCGCTGGCGGAGCTGAGCGACGACGACTTCGCCTTCAGCCTGGCGAACAAGCTGATGGGGCAGGTCAACCTGGTGCGTCTGGGGATGGAGCACGTCCGCGACGGCGGCTCCATCACCCTCACCAGCGGCGTCCTGAGCCAGGTGCCGATCCCCGGTAGCGCGGCCATCAGCCTGGTGAACGCGGGGGTAGAGGCGTTCGCGCGCGCCGCCGCGCTGGAGGCTCCGCGCGGCATCCGCGTCAACACCGTGAGCCCGCCGTGGGTGAGCGAGACGCTGGTGCAGATGGGGCAGGACCCGTCGGGCGGCCTCCCCGCGGCGGTGGTGGCGAGGGCGTACCTCAGCAGCGTCCACGACGAGGTCAACGGCACCGTCATCGACGCGCGCCGCTTCGCGTGA
- a CDS encoding DUF4349 domain-containing protein, with the protein MKPVIILALLAFAACSGETSGEATSATDTWQVDRAASPPMRNEGVATSAPRDRQESGGDNVGQPAALAISPPRPPALADSASVAPSMLIRTGNASVEVDSVELAVARVQELAQRLGGYVGNTSVSGGEQATRSATLEVKIPAARFDQAVNGLRPLGKVESVQVHAEDVGEEYVDLSARTANARRLEERLLGLLATRTGKLEDVLAVERELARVRQEIDTQEGRLRFLRSRAAVSTLNVTVHEPRALIGDHPRARPIREAFRDAWRNFIGFTAGLIASLGFLVPLGLIVAVLVWAVRRLRRRRSGPGGGTPPARQPTDPPAPSGR; encoded by the coding sequence ATGAAGCCCGTCATCATCCTTGCACTTCTGGCCTTCGCCGCCTGCTCGGGCGAGACGAGCGGAGAGGCCACATCCGCCACCGACACATGGCAGGTGGACCGCGCGGCTTCGCCCCCGATGCGAAACGAGGGCGTGGCGACCTCCGCACCCCGAGACCGGCAGGAGAGCGGCGGTGACAACGTGGGACAGCCGGCGGCGTTGGCGATCTCGCCCCCGCGCCCCCCCGCCCTGGCTGATTCCGCCAGCGTCGCCCCGAGCATGCTGATCCGCACGGGGAACGCGTCTGTGGAGGTGGACTCGGTGGAGCTGGCGGTGGCGCGGGTGCAGGAGCTGGCGCAGCGGCTCGGCGGCTACGTGGGGAACACCTCCGTCAGCGGTGGCGAGCAGGCGACGAGGTCCGCCACGCTGGAGGTCAAGATCCCCGCCGCGCGCTTCGACCAGGCGGTCAACGGACTGCGCCCGCTCGGCAAGGTGGAGAGCGTGCAGGTGCACGCGGAAGACGTGGGCGAGGAGTACGTGGACCTCTCCGCCCGCACGGCCAACGCGCGGCGGCTGGAGGAGCGGCTGCTGGGCCTCCTCGCCACGCGCACCGGCAAGCTGGAAGACGTGCTGGCGGTGGAGCGCGAGCTGGCCCGCGTCCGCCAGGAGATCGACACGCAGGAGGGGCGCCTCCGCTTCCTCCGCTCGCGCGCGGCGGTGAGCACGCTGAACGTGACGGTGCACGAGCCCCGCGCCCTGATCGGCGACCATCCCCGCGCCCGCCCCATTCGCGAGGCGTTCCGCGACGCGTGGCGCAACTTCATCGGCTTCACGGCGGGCCTGATCGCGTCGCTGGGCTTCCTGGTGCCGCTGGGGCTGATCGTGGCCGTGCTCGTATGGGCGGTGCGCCGCCTTCGCCGGAGGCGCTCTGGGCCGGGGGGAGGCACGCCGCCAGCGCGCCAGCCTACGGATCCGCCCGCGCCGAGCGGTCGCTAG
- a CDS encoding serine hydrolase, with amino-acid sequence MRRTALALLPLAAACAAPRPAVVPTPTPVLAPVAVLTPAPPGQVGMLATLPARLDSIANEAIANGAAPAIAVAVGRHGRLVHMASYGRIDRPEGSPAVDDSTLFDLASLTKVVATTTVAMRLEQDSLLDLDRTVASYLPEFNDSAKAGITVRMLVAHNGGLEAGAPLHRQFRGREAFLQQISQRPLRFTPGTRTTYSDWDMVLAGFIIERLTGKTLDVIADEQLFRPLGMRETRWNPGAALRPRTAATEVAADRGGLIWGEVHDANAWAIGGVAGHAGLFSSVRDMAVFAQMLLNGGEYNGVRILRPQTVARWTAPQGRGASRALGWDTPSERSSAGRYFGPRSFGHTGYTGTSLWIDPERGLFVIILTNRVNPTAENQKHVPLRRAIADVVQEAITDAPLVDWEARRQ; translated from the coding sequence ATGCGCCGCACCGCGCTCGCCCTCCTCCCCCTCGCCGCCGCGTGCGCCGCGCCGCGGCCGGCGGTCGTGCCCACCCCCACGCCCGTGCTCGCGCCGGTGGCGGTGCTGACGCCGGCCCCGCCGGGCCAGGTGGGGATGCTGGCCACGCTCCCTGCGCGGCTCGACTCCATCGCCAACGAGGCCATCGCCAACGGGGCGGCGCCGGCCATCGCGGTGGCGGTGGGGCGGCACGGGCGGCTGGTGCACATGGCGTCGTACGGCCGCATCGACCGGCCGGAGGGCTCGCCCGCGGTGGACGACAGCACGCTCTTCGACCTGGCGTCGCTCACCAAGGTGGTCGCGACCACCACCGTCGCCATGCGGCTGGAGCAGGACTCGCTGCTGGACCTGGACCGCACGGTAGCCTCGTACCTCCCGGAGTTCAACGATTCCGCCAAGGCGGGGATCACGGTGAGGATGCTGGTGGCGCACAACGGCGGCCTGGAGGCCGGGGCGCCGCTGCACCGCCAGTTCCGCGGGCGCGAGGCGTTCCTCCAGCAGATCAGCCAGCGCCCGCTGCGCTTCACCCCCGGCACGCGCACCACCTACAGCGACTGGGACATGGTGCTGGCGGGCTTCATCATCGAGCGCCTGACCGGCAAGACGCTGGACGTGATCGCGGACGAGCAGCTCTTTCGCCCGCTGGGGATGCGCGAGACCCGCTGGAACCCCGGCGCCGCGCTCCGCCCGCGCACGGCGGCGACCGAGGTGGCGGCCGACCGCGGCGGGCTCATCTGGGGCGAGGTGCACGACGCCAACGCCTGGGCCATCGGTGGGGTGGCGGGGCACGCGGGGCTCTTCAGCAGCGTGCGCGACATGGCCGTCTTCGCCCAGATGCTGCTGAACGGCGGCGAGTACAACGGCGTGCGCATCCTTCGCCCGCAGACGGTGGCGCGCTGGACGGCGCCGCAGGGGCGCGGCGCGAGCCGCGCGCTGGGGTGGGACACGCCCTCCGAACGGTCCAGCGCGGGACGCTACTTCGGGCCGCGCTCCTTCGGCCACACGGGGTACACGGGCACCTCGCTCTGGATCGATCCGGAGCGCGGGCTCTTCGTCATCATCCTCACCAACCGCGTGAACCCGACCGCCGAGAACCAGAAGCACGTCCCCCTGCGCCGCGCCATCGCGGACGTGGTGCAGGAGGCGATCACCGACGCGCCGCTGGTGGATTGGGAGGCCAGGCGGCAGTAG